From a single Scylla paramamosain isolate STU-SP2022 chromosome 28, ASM3559412v1, whole genome shotgun sequence genomic region:
- the LOC135114906 gene encoding uncharacterized protein LOC135114906: protein MLKGISSGMELCDVRIRGQGVCNRHHHPLVHFEQEEGASHNTVSANTLNTLLNISTVYSNTQPITVLWDSGSDITLVTHSMAEKLSLKGKDVNLSMIKVGNVIEHHSTKEYCIPLIDRTGHVWEINAIGIEEISAKINEFDVSGVKELFVGVSNHDINRPCGEIDMLIGANYSELLPKVVQTNEGLQLLENPFGFSIRGRHSKITASGSTTNHVIVRTHKVSSSISLNEIKVEPTDKLKSQLDKFFALEESGVQCDTRCLKCLCKGCPVSDCVNIKEERELKLIEEGLVYHEEGKYWTASYPWIRDPRHLKNSVKVAVARLKTTENRLKKLDIQYAQSYHNEIKDMVKRGVARQLSEEVMQSYNGPIHYISHHEVLKPDSASTPLRIVFNSSSSYMGKKLNDFWAKGPVVLNNMIGVLLRFRQERVAITGDISKMYHSVKINTLDQHTHRFLWRDLNSNKPPDHYALTSVTFGDRPSGTIAVLALRHTSEKFGKGDPEVYNIIVNNTYVDDILYSIDTVEKAFDLIQRAEHVISHGNFHVKHWIVSGQHENHSINIMESDNGVILVGQRISKWLKENWNQDHFMLIPANHPVTRLYVSSLHSRDHAGIETTLAKLQSKFWVPGARKLIKSIKDKCVM, encoded by the coding sequence ATGCTTAAAGGGATATCATCAGGCATGGAATTGTGTGATGTCAGGATCAGGGGTCAAGGTGTGTGtaaccgtcatcatcatccactgGTGCATTTTGAACAGGAAGAAGGTGCTAGTCATAATACAGTATCTGCAAACACTCTGAACACCTTATTGAATATCAGTACTGTGTACAGTAACACTCAACCTATAACAGTACTGTGGGATTCAGGTTCTGACATAACCTTGGTGACACACAGTATGGCAGAAAAACTAAGTTTGAAGGGCAAGGATGTGAATTTATCCATGATCAAGGTTGGCAATGTAATTGAACATCATTCTACCAAAGAATATTGCATACCACTGATTGATAGGACTGGGCATGTATGGGAAATTAATGCCATTGGTATAGAGGAAATATCTGCTAAAATCAATGAATTTGATGTGTCAGGAGTTAAGGAGTTATTTGTAGGAGTATCAAACCATGATATTAATCGCCCTTGTGGTGAGATTGACATGCTGATTGGGGCCAATTACAGTGAATTATTGCCTAAAGTTGTTCAGACTAATGAAGGTCTTCAATTGTTAGAGAATCCATTTGGGTTCAGTATACGTGGCAGACACAGCAAAATAACAGCCTCAGGGAGCACGACGAACCATGTGATTGTGAGAACTCACAAGGTGTCAAGCTCAATAAGCCTCAATGAGATCAAGGTAGAACCTACAGATAAACTTAAGTCACAATTAGATAAATTCTTTGCTTTAGAGGAGAGTGGGGTGCAGTGTGACACAAGATGCCTTAAATGCCTGTGTAAGGGTTGCCCTGTAAGTGACTGTGTCAAtattaaggaagaaagggaactgAAATTGATTGAGGAGGGATTAGTATATCATGAAGAAGGGAAGTATTGGACAGCAAGCTATCCTTGGATAAGGGACCCGAGACATCTTAAGAACAGTGTAAAAGTGGCTGTGGCTAGATTAAAAACTACAGAAAATAGACTGAAAAAATTGGATATCCAGTATGCCCAGAGTTATCACAATGAAATCAAGGACATGGTGAAAAGGGGGGTAGCGAGACAATTAAGTGAAGAGGTAATGCAGTCATACAATGGCCCAATTCACTACATTTCCCATCATGAAGTATTGAAACCAGATTCTGCTTCAACACCTCTGCGTATTGTATTTAACTCATCTTCAtcatacatgggaaaaaaacTTAATGATTTTTGGGCAAAAGGACCAGTTGTTCTTAACAACATGATTGGAGTCTTGCTAAGATTTAGACAGGAAAGGGTTGCCATAACTGGTGATATATCAAAAATGTATCATTCTGTGAAAATCAACACActggaccaacacacacaccgatTTCTTTGGAGAGATTTAAACAGTAACAAACCACCTGATCACTATGCCCTGACCTCAGTGACTTTCGGGGATAGGCCGAGTGGGACCATAGCTGTGCTAGCATTAAGGCATACTAGTGAAAAATTTGGTAAGGGAGATCCTGAAGTTTATAACATAATTGTAAACAACACATATGTTGATGATATTCTCTATTCCATTGATACGGTAGAAAAGGCTTTTGATTTGATACAAAGAGCAGAACATGTAATATCTCATGGAAACTTTCATGTGAAGCATTGGATAGTAAGTGGGCAACATGAGAATCATAGTATCAACATCATGGAATCTGACAATGGAGTAATTTTAGTGGGTCAAAGAATATCAAAATGGTTAAAGGAAAACTGGAATCAAGATCACTTCATGTTGATACCAGCTAACCACCCAGTTACTAGACTGTATGTGTCCAGCTTACATAGTAGAGATCATGCAGGTATTGAAACCACCTTGGCCAAGTTACAGAGTAAGTTTTGGGTGCCGGGAGCCAGGAAATTAATAAAGTCAATTAAAGATAAATGTGTCATGtag